The genomic DNA GTCCGTGGAGAGCGCGTTCCTCGCCTCGGGCCGGTCCATGGTGACGACGACGACGTGACCGTCGCGCTCGACACGGCAGTGCGGCGTGCTGATGGGCAGGAGTTCCATGGACGACCTCCGCTGGTCCGGGGGATTCGACAACAGGATCGTATTGAAATCAAGCGCTTGTTCGGTATGTCTCGGCCGGGTTAGCCTTCCTCTGCGTATGAGAACAGATTCTTGTTCCATCCTTCCCGTGTCGCCAGAGTCTTTTACAAATATCTAGAACGTGATTCACTTTGGCCGTCCGGGGGACCTTTCGACGAGAGAGGACGACCGATGGGCACGCTCGGCTTCTGGAGACTCGCGCAGGCGGATCCGGACTGGATCGCCGCGGTGGATCCGGACGGCACCGAACACCGCGCCGGTGACCTGCTCGCCCGTGCCAACCGCCTCGTGCACGGCCTGCGGGAGCTGGGGCTCAAGCCCGGCGACGGCCTCTGCGGCCTGGTGCCGAACGGTTCCGACGGACTGGTGCTCTATCTGGCCGCGCTTCAGGCCGGGTGGTACTACACGCCCATCAACTGGCACCTCACCGGCCCGGAGATCGGCTACATCGTCGCCGACAGCGAGGCCCGGGCCTTCTTCGTCGACGAGCGCCACGCGCAGGAGGGCCTGCGCGGTGCCACGGAGTCGGGCATCGCTCCCGACCGGGTCTTCGCGTTCGGACAGGTGGAAGGGGTCCGCCCGGTCTCCGAGCTGACCGCGGGGCGGCCCGCGACCGCGCCTGCGGACCGTACGGCCGGCACCGCCATGCACTACACCTCCGGCACCACCGGCAAGCCCAAGGGCGTGCGCCGTCCGCTCAGCGGCCTGGACCCGGACGACGGGGCCGAGCTGATGACGGTCCTGCTCAGCCTCTTCGGCATGACCACGGGCAAGGAGAACGTCCACCTGGTCACCTCGCCGAACTACCACACCGCGGTCACCCAGTTCGGCGGCACGGCCCTGCACATGGGCCACACCCTCGTCTACATGGACAGGTGGGACGCCGAGGAGACGCTCCGACTCTGCGAGAGATACCGGGTCACCAACTCGCACATGGTCCCCACCCACTTCAAGCGGCTGCTCGCGCTCCCCGACGAGGTGAAAGGCAGATACGACCTGTCCTCGCTCCGGTGGATGATCCACGCCGCCGCGCCCTGCCCGGTCCCGGTCAAGTGGGCGATGTTCGAGTGGTGGGGCGACTGCATCTACGAGTACTACGCCGCGACCGAGGGCGGCGGCACCATCGCCACCCCCGAGGGCTGGAAGAAGCACCCCGGCACCGTCGGCACCGCCTGGCCGATCAGTGAGCTGCTCATCGTGGACGAGAACCTCCAGCCGGTCCCGACCGGCACGCCGGGCACGATCTACATGAAGATGATGGGCGTCCGCTTCGAGTACAAGGGCGACCGGGCCAAGACGGAGGCGGGCCGTCTGCAGGACCACTTCACCGTCGGCGACATCGGCTACCTCGACGAGGACGGCTTCCTGTTCCTCTGCGACCGCAAGGCCGACATGATCATCTCGGGCGGGACCAACATCTACCCGGCCGAGATCGAGAACGAGCTGATGGTCCACCCGAAGATCGCCGATGTGGCGGTGTTCGGCATCCCCGACGAGGAGTGGGGCGAGCAGATCAAGGCGGTGGTCGAGCCCGCTACTGGTGTCGCCCCCTCGCCCGAGCTCGCCGCGGAGCTCATCGAATCGCTCAAGGGCCGCCTGTCGAAGATGAAGTGGCCCAGGTCCGTCGACTTCATCGAGGAGATGCCGCGCGAGCCCAACGGCAAGCTCCTCAAACGCAAGCTGCGCGACCCGTACTGGGAGGGACGAGACCGTGCGATCTGAGAACGGCGTCACCGGACACCGGCATCCGCCAGGAGACGGACCCCTGCATCCGGCGGGAGCGGGACACCGGCATCCGACGGGAGAGGGGCGGCGCGGATGACGCTGGAAGCGCGGCACGTGCTGGAGTTCCCCGGCGGCTACACCCGCACGACCGGCCCGGTGATCGGGCGGTTCCTCACCGAACTGCGGGACGGGCGTGTCGTCGGGGTCCGTACGGCGGCGGGCCGGACGCTGGTTCCCCCGCTGGAGTACGACCCCGACACCGGTGACGCCGTCACCGGGGACTTCGTCGAGGTCGGCCCGGCGGGGACGGTCGAGAGCTGGGCGTGGGTGCACACCCCGCGAAAGGGCCACCCGCTGGACCGGCCGTTCGCCTGGGCCCTGATCCGGCTGGACGGAGCGGACACCTCGCTCGTGCACGCGGTGGACGCCGGCGACGTCAGGGCCATGCGACCCGGCCTGCGTGTCCGCCCCCGCTGGCGGGCCGAGCGCACCGGGCACATCACCGACATCGAGAGCTTCGTCCCCGAGGTCACGAAGATCGTGTCCCCGGTCCGCGTCGAGTACGTCGTCACACCCGGCCTCGCGCTCACCCGGTTCCTGGCGGGCATCGCGGAGGGTGTCTTCGTCGGCTGCCGGTGCGGCTCCTGCCACCAGGTCTACGTGCCCTACCGGCTCTCCTGCCCCGAGTGCGGCGTCGCGGTCACCGAGGAGGTCGAACTGCCGGACACCGGCACGATCACCACCTTCGCGATCAACAACCTGCCCGATCCGCGCGCCCCCGAGGTGCCGTTCGTGTCGGCCTACATCCTGCTCGACGGCTCCGACATCCCGATGATCGCCCTGGTCGGCGGGGTCCCGGCCCACGAGGTACGGCAGGGCATGCGGGTGCGGGCCGTGTGGATCCCCGGGGAGGAGTGGACGCCGTCCATGGACAACATCAGATGGTTCGCCCCCACCGGCGAACCGGACGTGGAGCTGTAGATGCGTGAGGTAGCGGTCGTCGCGTTCGCCCAGACGCGGCACAGCGCGACCGACGAGGGACAGAGTGACTCCGAGCTGGTCATGCCCCCGCTGGAGGAGGTCAGGGAGCAGACGGGCCTGCGGACGTTCGGCTTCACCTGCTCGGGGTCGTGCGACTACCTGGCGGGCACGCCGTTCTCCTTCGTCTCCGCGCTCGACGCGCTCGGCGCCTGGCCGCCGATCTCCGAGAGCCACGTGGAGATGGACGCCGCGTGGGCGCTGTACGAGGCCTGGGTCAGGCTCCAGCACGGCGACGTCGACTCGGCGCTGGTCTACGGCTTCGGCAAGTCCTCCCCGGGGGACCTGCGGGAGATCATGACACTCCAGCTCGACCCCTACTACCTGGCCCCGCTCGGCCTCGACCAGGTCTCCGCCGCCGCGCTCCAGGCCTCGGCCGCCGGAGCCGGCCGGGCCGAACTGGACGAGATCGTACGGCGGAGCCGCGCCGCCGGGCGGGTCAACCCCTACGCCCTCGATCTGCCCGACCCCGACGGGGAGGCCTTCGAGGTCGAGCCGCTGCGGCCGTACGACATCGCCCCGATCACCGACGGCGCCGCCGCGGTGGTGCTGGCCGCCGGAGACCTCGCCAGGGAGCTGTGCGAGCACCCGGCCTGGATAACGGGCATCGCCCACCGCATAGAACCTCATTACCCGGGCATGAGAGACCTTGCCCGGTCGGCCTCCGCAGCCGAAGCCGCACGAGCGGCGGGGGTCGACAAGGGTCATGTCGACGTGGCCGAGCTGCACGCCCAGTTCAGCCACGAGGAGGTCATCCTCCGCCGGGCGCTCGCACTCCCCGAGACCACCGCCGTCAATCCGAGCGGCGGCCCGCTGGCGGCGAACCCGGTCATGGCCACCGGCCTCATCAGGATCGGTGAGGCCGCCCGGCGCATCCTGGACGGCACGGCGAGCCGTACCGTCGGGCACGCCTCCAGCGGCCCCTGCCTGCAGCACAACCTCGTCACCGTGATGGAGGCCTGATGGGTAACCCGTGTGCGGTCATCGGGATCGGCCAGACGCACTACACCACCCGGCGGCGGGACGTCTCCATCGCCGGGCTGGTCCGCGAGGCGGCGCTGCGGGCGCTCCAGGACGCGGACCTGACCTGGAAGGACATCGACGCCGTCGTCATCGGCAAGGCACCCGACCTGTTCGAGGGCGTGATGATGCCGGAGGCCTATCTGGCGGACGCGCTCGGTGCCGCGGGCAAGCCGATGATGCGCGTGCACACCGCCGGCTCGGTCGGCGGGTCGACCGCGCTGGTCGGCGCCTCACTGATCCAGGGGGGCGTGCACGACCGGGTGCTGGTGGTCGCCTTCGAGAAGCAGTCGGAGTCCAACGCGACCTGGGCCCTGTCCACGCACCTGCCGTTCAGCGCCTCGCTGGTGGTCGGCGCGGGCGGCTACTTCGCCCCGCACATCCGCGAGTACCTGCGCCGCTCCGGAGCTCCCGCGCACATCGGACACCTGGTGGCGGTCAAGGACCGGCGCAACGCCCTGAAGAACCCCTACGCCCACCTCCGGATCCCCGGGATCGACCAGAAGATGGTCGAGTCGACCCCGATGCTCTGGGAGCCCATCCGCTACCTCGACACCTGCCCCTCCTCGGACGGCGCGTGCGCGATGGTGCTGTCCGCCGGCGACAAGGTCACCGGCAGCACTCCCGCCTGGGTGCTGGGTACGGCGATGCGCTCTGAGCCGATCTTCCGGGCCGGGCGGGACACCGTGAACCCGCAGGGCGGCAAGGACTGCGCGGCCGACGTCTACCGGCAGGCCGGGATCACCGATCCGCGCCGGGAGATCGACGTGGCGGAGGTGTACGTGCCCTTCTCCTGGTATGAGCCGATGTGGCTGGAGAACCTGGGGTTCGCCGCCGAGGGGGAGGGGTGGAAGCTCACCGAGTCCGGGGCCACCGCCCTGGACGGCGACATCCCGTGGAACGCCTCGGGCGGGGTGCTGTCGAGCAACCCGATCGGTGCGTCCGGACTGATCCGGTTCGCCGAGGCGGCGCTCCAGGTCAGGGGAATGGCGGGGGAGCACCAGGTCGACGGCGCCCGGCGGGCCCTGGGGCACGCGTACGGCGGGGGCGCCCAGTTCTTCGCGATGTGGATGGTCGGCAGCGACAGACCCTGATCCCCCCGGGAGGGCCCGATGGAGTTCAACCACGCAGATCTGTTCGAGGGGCTCGCGGACGCGATCGGGGACCGCACCGCCGTCGTCTGCGGCGGCAGCAGCCGCACCTACGCGGAGCTGGACGCGGACGCCAACCGGCTCGCCCACTTCCTGCGGAGCCGGGGCGTGCGGGCCGGGCAGCACGTCGGGATCCATCTCTACAACGGCGTCGAGTATGTCGTGGGACTGCTGGCCACGCTCAAGATCCGGGCTGTGCCGGTCAACGTGAACTACCGCTACATCGAGGCCGAGCTACTCTATCTCTATCAGGACTCGGACATCGTGGCCCTGCTGTTCGACGTGGAGTTCGACGGCCGGGTGGCGGCCGTGGCCTCGCAGGCTCCGGAGCTGAGGCACCTGATCGCGGTGGGCGGCACGTCCGGGATCGAGGCGGCGGTGCCGTACGAGGAGGCGCTGGCCGGGCAGCCGGAGACGAGGGGGTTCCCCGAACGGTCGGGGGACGACGTCTACATCATCTACACCGGCGGCACGACCGGGATGCCCAAGGGGGTGATGTGGCGCAGCGAGGACCTGTTCTTCGGCTTCGGCGGGGGCAACCCCTACGGGGAGCCGCGCGCCACACCGGACGAGGTGATCGAGGCGGCCAGGACCTCCGGGCCGATGACCATGATGGCCGCGGCCCCGCTGATGCACGGCGCGGCCCAGATGGCCACCTTCATCTCCTGGTGGATGGGCGGCACGATGGCCTACGTCCGCAGGTTCGACGCGGCCGAGGTGCTGCGCGTGATCGACCGGGAGAAGGTCGTGTCGATCAACATCACCGGCGACGCGATGGCCCGCCCGCTGGCTGACGAGATCGCAGGAGGCGGCTACGACCTGTCGTCGCTGTTCGCGGTCAGCTCCACCGGCGCCATCCTGACCGGCGCCGTCCGTGACCGCCTGGCGGAGCTGCTCCCCGACCGGATGATCATAGACAGCTTCGGGTCCAGCGAGTCCGGCTACACCGCCTCGGCGGTCCCCGGCTCCTCTCCCGAGACGGGTCAGCGGTTCCAGTCCACCGCGGCCTCCAACCTGGCCGTGCTCAACGAGGCCCTGGAGCCGGTCAAGCCCGGATCGGGCGAGCTGGGCACGG from Streptosporangium sp. NBC_01756 includes the following:
- a CDS encoding acyl-CoA synthetase, which encodes MEFNHADLFEGLADAIGDRTAVVCGGSSRTYAELDADANRLAHFLRSRGVRAGQHVGIHLYNGVEYVVGLLATLKIRAVPVNVNYRYIEAELLYLYQDSDIVALLFDVEFDGRVAAVASQAPELRHLIAVGGTSGIEAAVPYEEALAGQPETRGFPERSGDDVYIIYTGGTTGMPKGVMWRSEDLFFGFGGGNPYGEPRATPDEVIEAARTSGPMTMMAAAPLMHGAAQMATFISWWMGGTMAYVRRFDAAEVLRVIDREKVVSINITGDAMARPLADEIAGGGYDLSSLFAVSSTGAILTGAVRDRLAELLPDRMIIDSFGSSESGYTASAVPGSSPETGQRFQSTAASNLAVLNEALEPVKPGSGELGTVARAGRIAFGYYKDEDKTARTFVTDGDGVRWLLTGDIARVEEDGTIAIFGRGSVCINTGGEKVFPEEVEAVLKGHPAVFDAVVTGIPDERWGSRVAAVVELRPGTTPSAEELDAHCRQRLSGYKVPRTFAFVDEMVRSPAGKADYRWARETAQAAES
- a CDS encoding thiolase domain-containing protein, whose amino-acid sequence is MREVAVVAFAQTRHSATDEGQSDSELVMPPLEEVREQTGLRTFGFTCSGSCDYLAGTPFSFVSALDALGAWPPISESHVEMDAAWALYEAWVRLQHGDVDSALVYGFGKSSPGDLREIMTLQLDPYYLAPLGLDQVSAAALQASAAGAGRAELDEIVRRSRAAGRVNPYALDLPDPDGEAFEVEPLRPYDIAPITDGAAAVVLAAGDLARELCEHPAWITGIAHRIEPHYPGMRDLARSASAAEAARAAGVDKGHVDVAELHAQFSHEEVILRRALALPETTAVNPSGGPLAANPVMATGLIRIGEAARRILDGTASRTVGHASSGPCLQHNLVTVMEA
- a CDS encoding acyl-CoA synthetase — its product is MGTLGFWRLAQADPDWIAAVDPDGTEHRAGDLLARANRLVHGLRELGLKPGDGLCGLVPNGSDGLVLYLAALQAGWYYTPINWHLTGPEIGYIVADSEARAFFVDERHAQEGLRGATESGIAPDRVFAFGQVEGVRPVSELTAGRPATAPADRTAGTAMHYTSGTTGKPKGVRRPLSGLDPDDGAELMTVLLSLFGMTTGKENVHLVTSPNYHTAVTQFGGTALHMGHTLVYMDRWDAEETLRLCERYRVTNSHMVPTHFKRLLALPDEVKGRYDLSSLRWMIHAAAPCPVPVKWAMFEWWGDCIYEYYAATEGGGTIATPEGWKKHPGTVGTAWPISELLIVDENLQPVPTGTPGTIYMKMMGVRFEYKGDRAKTEAGRLQDHFTVGDIGYLDEDGFLFLCDRKADMIISGGTNIYPAEIENELMVHPKIADVAVFGIPDEEWGEQIKAVVEPATGVAPSPELAAELIESLKGRLSKMKWPRSVDFIEEMPREPNGKLLKRKLRDPYWEGRDRAI
- a CDS encoding thiolase domain-containing protein gives rise to the protein MGNPCAVIGIGQTHYTTRRRDVSIAGLVREAALRALQDADLTWKDIDAVVIGKAPDLFEGVMMPEAYLADALGAAGKPMMRVHTAGSVGGSTALVGASLIQGGVHDRVLVVAFEKQSESNATWALSTHLPFSASLVVGAGGYFAPHIREYLRRSGAPAHIGHLVAVKDRRNALKNPYAHLRIPGIDQKMVESTPMLWEPIRYLDTCPSSDGACAMVLSAGDKVTGSTPAWVLGTAMRSEPIFRAGRDTVNPQGGKDCAADVYRQAGITDPRREIDVAEVYVPFSWYEPMWLENLGFAAEGEGWKLTESGATALDGDIPWNASGGVLSSNPIGASGLIRFAEAALQVRGMAGEHQVDGARRALGHAYGGGAQFFAMWMVGSDRP
- a CDS encoding Zn-ribbon domain-containing OB-fold protein — encoded protein: MTLEARHVLEFPGGYTRTTGPVIGRFLTELRDGRVVGVRTAAGRTLVPPLEYDPDTGDAVTGDFVEVGPAGTVESWAWVHTPRKGHPLDRPFAWALIRLDGADTSLVHAVDAGDVRAMRPGLRVRPRWRAERTGHITDIESFVPEVTKIVSPVRVEYVVTPGLALTRFLAGIAEGVFVGCRCGSCHQVYVPYRLSCPECGVAVTEEVELPDTGTITTFAINNLPDPRAPEVPFVSAYILLDGSDIPMIALVGGVPAHEVRQGMRVRAVWIPGEEWTPSMDNIRWFAPTGEPDVEL